A stretch of Telopea speciosissima isolate NSW1024214 ecotype Mountain lineage chromosome 11, Tspe_v1, whole genome shotgun sequence DNA encodes these proteins:
- the LOC122644790 gene encoding uncharacterized protein LOC122644790, whose protein sequence is MVKQRDDLWKYVEDSKGRFKCNFCNKEYAGGISRVKYHLSCHKGHDIGICCNVPDDVQVEALRALSKKAKTGESSTACNVSSSQNPIEIGRQTGQPSRVQQRSVDVMFKQKDKDGVDDDMAQHFILNNIAFNVIQTPFFQQMIRSVACYGPSYSIPSYSTLRTKLVQRAKKNVEEYVSTVKESWSLSGCTIMSDMWTDMKERAFINVIAYSPKGAVFLKSFECSDASKTGLFLRDTLEPIIEEIGPEKVVQLISDNASNYGVAISLIMEKYPHIHRIRCAAHGVQLLLKDIDSQIPWVKEVFEKSKLIISFMYKHGTVLALMRESTGNKELRKPCKTRFASNFLMLKSILEVEDFLRVMVASAEWRINRHCRSELGVMVTKIIQTTEFWLNGRDVYSILEPLIIVLRLVDGDGATNPFLYEAMERARNTIIHRCNNNPAKYERLLQLFDSRKEANILHPVQVAAAFLNPCLIYEGKISYNQNDVQRAMIYITKSMVPPNEKKQFGKEINVYLDKEEMLFHDLSLAMIDCHPRK, encoded by the coding sequence ATGGTTAAACAAAGAGATGATTTGTGGAAGTATGTAGAGGACTCAAAAGGCCGCTTCAAATGCAACTTTTGTAACAAAGAGTATGCGGGGGGTATTTCAAGGGTCAAATACCATTTGTCTTGTCACAAAGGGCATGATATTGGAATTTGTTGCAATGTGCCTGACGATGTACAAGTTGAGGCACTTCGTGCACTAAGTAAGAAAGCTAAGACTGGGGAAAGTTCTACTGCATGTAATGTCAGTTCTTCACAAAACCCCATAGAAATAGGAAGACAAACTGGTCAACCTTCAAGGGTGCAACAACGATCTGTTGATGTAATGTTTAAACAGAAAGATAAAGATGGAGTTGATGATGACATGGCTCaacattttattttgaataacATTGCCTTCAATGTTATTCAAACCCCTTTTTTTCAACAAATGATACGTTCTGTTGCTTGTTATGGTCCAAGTTATAGTATACCTAGTTATTCTACATTGAGGACTAAGTTGGTGCAGAGGGCTAAGAAGAACGTTGAAGAATATGTTTCAACAGTTAAGGAGTCATGGTCTCTTTCAGGATGTACAATAATGTCTGATATGTGGACTGATATGAAGGAGCGTGCTTTTATTAATGTTATTGCATATTCACCCAAGGGGGctgtttttctcaaatcttttGAATGTTCTGATGCATCCAAGACGGGGTTATTTCTTAGAGACACACTTGAACccataattgaagaaattgggCCAGAGAAAGTTGTTCAACTTATCTCAGATAATGCTTCCAACTATGGGGTTGCCATATCTTTAATAATGGAGAAATATCCTCATATTCATAGGATAAGGTGTGCTGCCCATGGAGTACAGTTACTCTTGAAAGACATAGATTCACAAATCCCCTGGGTCAAAGAGGTATTTGAGAAGTCAAAACTGATTATTAGTTTTATGTATAAGCATGGAACAGTCTTGGCCTTGATGAGAGAAAGCACAGGAAACAAAGAGTTGAGAAAACCTTGCAAGACAAGGTTTGCATCTAACTTTTTGATGCTCAAGTCTATTCTTGAAGTTGAGGATTTCTTAAGAGTGATGGTAGCATCAGCAGAATGGAGGATAAATAGGCATTGCAGGTCTGAATTGGGTGTGATGGTCACTAAAATAATTCAGACTACAGAGTTTTGGCTTAATGGGAGGGATGTATATTCAATTTTAGAGCCTCTTATTATAGTTCTTCGCTTGGTTGATGGTGACGGAGCTACAAATCCTTTTTTGTATGAGGCAATGGAAAGGGCAAGAAATACTATTATACACCGTTGCAATAACAACCCAGCAAAGTATGAGAGGTTGTTGCAATTGTTTGATAGTAGAAAAGAGGCAAATATATTACATCCTGTGCAAGTTGCTGCTGCTTTTCTTAATCCTTGTCTAATTTATGAGGGAAAAATTTCATACAACCAGAATGATGTGCAAAGGGCAATGATCTATATCACAAAGAGCATGGTTCCTCCGAATGAGAAGAAACAATTTGGCAAAGAAATAAATGTTTATTTGGACAAAGAAGAAATGCTATTTCATGACCTCTCATTGGCAATGATTGATTGTCATCCACGTAAGTAA